From one Mya arenaria isolate MELC-2E11 chromosome 4, ASM2691426v1 genomic stretch:
- the LOC128229842 gene encoding DNA damage-regulated autophagy modulator protein 1-like isoform X1: MLETRHHWLPVAMAIYLPVSCFITYSIAVGNGNVEPGFPYISDTGTIPPESCVFGQLMNIGAVLGGIIIYIRYRHIQLHCEQTPGTQGMIRLNTAAYVIGILTVFGVSVVGNFQETNVIVVHLLGATLAFVVGFVYFVLQTIISFKVAALDFKIPGNTVNTRRVRVLLIVLDFIFLLLTGLMTAAAGKKGPGANIPVYKWTSDNPGYSEHLVATISEWLVAFVSVIYFSTFYPEFKHFRVRPPKVEYYPDTTGNVMPTSTEQIPARPDRQTKYQTFTETNYV, from the exons GTATTCAATAGCAGTGGGAAATGGAAACGTTGAGCCCGGCTTTCCGTACATTAGCGACACAGGAACCATACCACCGGAAAGTTGCGTCTTCGGACAGCTCATGAACATTGGGGCCGTTCTAG GTGGAATTATAATCTACATACGGTACCGTCATATCCAGCTCCACTGCGAGCAGACGCCAGGTACCCAGGGGATGATCCGACTCAACACCGCTGCCTATGTCATTGGTATTCTCACAGTCTTTGGCGTCAGTGTAGTCGGAAATTTTCAG GAGACCAACGTGATAGTCGTCCATCTACTCGGTGCTACATTGGCGTTTGTCGTCGGCTTTGTCTATTTTGTGCTTCAAACTATCATCAGCTTTAAAGTGGCAGCCCTGGATTTCAAAATTCCCGGAAATACGGTCAACACTCGGCGCGTGCGGGTGTTGCTAATTGTCTTGGACTTCATCTTTTTGCTGCTAA CAGGCTTAATGACGGCAGCTGCTGGTAAAAAGGGGCCCGGTGCCAATATTCCGGTTTACAAATGGACCTCAGATAATCCG GGTTATAGTGAACATCTAGTGGCTACAATATCAGAATGGCTGGTCGCGTTCGTGtctgtgatatatttttcaacattttacccAGAATTCAAACATTTTCGTGTGAGGCCGCCGAAAGTGGAATACTATCCGGACACCACCGGAAACGTTATGCCT ACCTCCACCGAGCAGATCCCAGCAAGGCCAGACAGGCAAACTAAGTACCAGACCTTTACAGAAACTAATTATGTGTAG
- the LOC128229842 gene encoding DNA damage-regulated autophagy modulator protein 1-like isoform X2 translates to MLETRHHWLPVAMAIYLPVSCFITYSIAVGNGNVEPGFPYISDTGTIPPESCVFGQLMNIGAVLGGIIIYIRYRHIQLHCEQTPGTQGMIRLNTAAYVIGILTVFGVSVVGNFQETNVIVVHLLGATLAFVVGFVYFVLQTIISFKVAALDFKIPGNTVNTRRVRVLLIVLDFIFLLLTGIFAQLSRSKGPGQGIPSRKWSEDNPGYSEHLVATISEWLVAFVSVIYFSTFYPEFKHFRVRPPKVEYYPDTTGNVMPTSTEQIPARPDRQTKYQTFTETNYV, encoded by the exons GTATTCAATAGCAGTGGGAAATGGAAACGTTGAGCCCGGCTTTCCGTACATTAGCGACACAGGAACCATACCACCGGAAAGTTGCGTCTTCGGACAGCTCATGAACATTGGGGCCGTTCTAG GTGGAATTATAATCTACATACGGTACCGTCATATCCAGCTCCACTGCGAGCAGACGCCAGGTACCCAGGGGATGATCCGACTCAACACCGCTGCCTATGTCATTGGTATTCTCACAGTCTTTGGCGTCAGTGTAGTCGGAAATTTTCAG GAGACCAACGTGATAGTCGTCCATCTACTCGGTGCTACATTGGCGTTTGTCGTCGGCTTTGTCTATTTTGTGCTTCAAACTATCATCAGCTTTAAAGTGGCAGCCCTGGATTTCAAAATTCCCGGAAATACGGTCAACACTCGGCGCGTGCGGGTGTTGCTAATTGTCTTGGACTTCATCTTTTTGCTGCTAA CTGGAATATTTGCCCAGCTATCTAGATCGAAGGGGCCAGGGCAGGGCATACCAAGCAGGAAATGGTCAGAGGATAATCCA GGTTATAGTGAACATCTAGTGGCTACAATATCAGAATGGCTGGTCGCGTTCGTGtctgtgatatatttttcaacattttacccAGAATTCAAACATTTTCGTGTGAGGCCGCCGAAAGTGGAATACTATCCGGACACCACCGGAAACGTTATGCCT ACCTCCACCGAGCAGATCCCAGCAAGGCCAGACAGGCAAACTAAGTACCAGACCTTTACAGAAACTAATTATGTGTAG